The Cyanobacteria bacterium QS_8_64_29 genomic sequence GCTCGCTGAGGGTAAAGGTTCCGGGGAGCTGGTACAAGCTAGTTCTAGGGCCTCCCAATGAAGCGAGAATCCCCTTCCTTTAGGAAGGGGAGTGTCAAGATGGCGGGCCAGTCGGCCTGGGTGGCCTCGCGGATGGTTGCCATGGGCGTCGGCTATGCTGAGAGTCGGTGCCTGGGCCAGGAACTCATGAGCGAGCGAGCGAGCCGCATTGCCATTATCGGTGGGGGGTTTGGCGGGCTGTATGCGGCACTGCAGTTGAGCCAACTGCCTTGGGATACGGTGGCGCCACCCGAGCTCGTGTTGATTGACTGCCGCGATCGCTTTTTGTTTGCGCCGCTGCTATACGAGCTCGTCACGGGCGAGCTGCAGGCTTGGGAGATTGCGCCCCCGTTTGAAGAAATTTTGGCGGGAACCGGCATCCGCTTCATCCAGGCGCGCGCCACCGGGATCGATACCGGCAGCAAGCAGATCCAGCTCGCCGATCGCGCCCCTTTATCCTACGACACGCTCATCCTGGGGGTGGGCGGCGAAACGCCCATGGAAGCGGTCCCGGGCGCGGCCGAGCACGCCATCCCGTTTCGGCGCTTGGCCGATGCCCAGCGCCTGCAGCAGCAGCTGCGCGCGCTGGAGCACTCGGAGCGCGATCGCATCCGCGTTGCCGTGATGGGCGGCGGCTACAGCGGCGTCGAGCTGGCCTGCAAGGTCGCCGATCGCCTGGGCGAGCGCGGCCGGCTGCGCCTGATCGAGCGCGGCGGCGCCATCTTGAAGCGCTCGGCCCCGTTTAACCGCGAAGCTGCCCAGCGCGCGCTCGAGGCCAAGCAAATCTGGATCGATCGCGAGACGACAGTGGCC encodes the following:
- a CDS encoding FAD-dependent oxidoreductase, with the translated sequence MSERASRIAIIGGGFGGLYAALQLSQLPWDTVAPPELVLIDCRDRFLFAPLLYELVTGELQAWEIAPPFEEILAGTGIRFIQARATGIDTGSKQIQLADRAPLSYDTLILGVGGETPMEAVPGAAEHAIPFRRLADAQRLQQQLRALEHSERDRIRVAVMGGGYSGVELACKVADRLGERGRLRLIERGGAILKRSAPFNREAAQRALEAKQIWIDRETTVASVGADSIELVYKGQTDTLPVELVLWTIGLSASSLLAELPFPQNERGQLQVAPTLQAAEGSAVFVVGDAIECRDAEGAQVPPTAQAAYQQADYCAWNVWASLTGRPLLPFRYQHLGEMMALGTDNATLTSGRLQLEGLGAYTARRLAYLARMPTLNHKLTVGGNWIARPLLAALAR